In Mesorhizobium sp. J428, the genomic window TGACCGCCACGTCGCGCGCCACCGGCACCGCCTCCAACCCGTCGCGCAGGAAGACGAAGTCGGCGGCGTTGCGGCCGACGTCGGCGGCACTCGCCGGCGCCATCGAGACATGCGCGGCCCCCAGCGCCGGCGCGTCGTTCAGCCCGTCGCCAACCATCAGCACCTTATGGCCGTCCTGCGCGAGCGCGGTGAGCCGCGCGACCTTGTCGGCGGGCAGCATGCCGGACCGGAAGCTTTCGATGCCGAGTGCCGAGGCGACGCGCGCGCAGGCCGCCTCGCCGTCGCCGGAAAGCATCTCGACCGGGCCGATGCCCGCCGCGACGGCTGCGACCGCGTCCGGCGCGCCGGGCCTGAGCCGGTCCTCGAAGGCAAATTCGGCGACCGCCTTGCCGTCGCGCGAAAGGACGGTGCCGTCGCCCGGGGCATCGGCCGCCCAGGCGGCGCGGCCGAGCCGCCAGACATGACCGCCGGCGCGGCCCTCGACGCCGAGACCGGGCAGTTCGGTGACGTTTGAGAAATTGGGTTGCCGTGAAGGCCAATCGCATATGGCGTCTACCCCCACCCCTCCCCCTCCCCACAAGGGGGAGGGGGACCAGGCGGCAGCGCCACGCTTCCAATCGTGCGGTATCGCAGAAGTTGGCGCCTCCCTCCCCCTTGTGGGGAGGGGCAGGGGTGGGGGTATGACGGCGAGACCTTCGGAGGCGATCGCCTGCGAGAGCGGATGGCGCGAATGGGCGGCGAGTGCGGCGGCGGTGGCGAGGAGCGCGGGCGCGATGGTCTCGGTGCCGACGAGGCGCGGGCGGCCGAGCGTCAGCGTGCCGGTCTTGTCGAAGACGACCGTGTCCGCCTCGGCGAGGCGCTCCATACCGGAGCCGTCCTTGACCATGACGCCGGCCTCGAACAGCCGGCGCGCGGCGACCACCTGCACGATCGGCACGGCCAGCCCGAGCGCGCAGGGGCAGGTGATGATGAGGACGGCGATCGCGATGGTGAGCGCCTGGTGCCAGTCGCCGCCATAAGCCATCCAGCCGAGGAAGGTGGCGAAGGCGGTGAGATGGACGACCGGCGCGTAGAGCGCGGAGACGCGCTCGGCGATGCGGCGGTAGCGGGCGCGGCCGCCCTCGGCGGCCTCCAGCATGCGGATCATTTCGGCCAGGAACGAACCGGAGGCGGCGGCGGTCGCCTCAAGCGTCAGCGGGCCGGTGAGGTTGAGCGTACCGGCTTGGACGGCGGCGCCGGGACCGGTCTGCGCCGGCGCGCTCTCGCCAGTGACGAGGGAACGGTCGAGGTCGGAGCGGCCGTCGATGACGCGGGCGTCAACCGGTATGCGCTCGCCAGCCGCGACCAGCAGGCGCTGGCCGGGCCTGATCTCCTCGACCGGGCGATAGTCGCGGACGCCGTCGTCCGAGATCACCAGCGCGCCGCGGGGCGCGAGCCGGGCGAGGCCGATCACCGCCTCGCGGGCGCGGTCGCGCATCACGTGGTCGAGCGTGCGGCCGATCAAGAGGAAGAACAGCAGCGTCACCGAGGCGTCGAAATAGGCGTAGTGGCCGTGGTTGATCGTCTCGTAGAGGCTCATCGCATAGGCGAGGGTGACGCCGATGGCGATCGGGACGTCCATATTCATGCGGCCATAGCGCAACGCGCTCCAGGCGGAGCGGTAGTAGATGCGGCCGGCGAAAAACAGCGCCGGCAGGGCGATCAGCGCCGAGACCCAGTGGAACAGGTCGCGCGTTGCACCCTCCGCGCCCGACCAGACGGAGACGGAGAGCAGCATGATGTTGCCGGCGGCGAAGCCGGACACGGCAACGGCGCGGATGAGCTCGGACAGCGTGCCGTCCTTGCCGGCCATCGCCTCGTCGAACAGGTTCGGCGCGTAGCCGAGACGGGTGAGCGTGGCGGTGATCGGCGGCAGCGCGCCGTCATGCCACTTCACCGAGACGCGCTTGGTCGACAGGTTGACGCGCGCGGCCTCGAC contains:
- a CDS encoding cation-translocating P-type ATPase; this encodes MSCCAPGAEFDASQAAIPSDEELLLASRSLGNGDRQIELSVPAVHCAACIQTIEGALGRLPGVEAARVNLSTKRVSVKWHDGALPPITATLTRLGYAPNLFDEAMAGKDGTLSELIRAVAVSGFAAGNIMLLSVSVWSGAEGATRDLFHWVSALIALPALFFAGRIYYRSAWSALRYGRMNMDVPIAIGVTLAYAMSLYETINHGHYAYFDASVTLLFFLLIGRTLDHVMRDRAREAVIGLARLAPRGALVISDDGVRDYRPVEEIRPGQRLLVAAGERIPVDARVIDGRSDLDRSLVTGESAPAQTGPGAAVQAGTLNLTGPLTLEATAAASGSFLAEMIRMLEAAEGGRARYRRIAERVSALYAPVVHLTAFATFLGWMAYGGDWHQALTIAIAVLIITCPCALGLAVPIVQVVAARRLFEAGVMVKDGSGMERLAEADTVVFDKTGTLTLGRPRLVGTETIAPALLATAAALAAHSRHPLSQAIASEGLAVIPPPLPLPTRGREAPTSAIPHDWKRGAAAWSPSPLWGGGGVGVDAICDWPSRQPNFSNVTELPGLGVEGRAGGHVWRLGRAAWAADAPGDGTVLSRDGKAVAEFAFEDRLRPGAPDAVAAVAAGIGPVEMLSGDGEAACARVASALGIESFRSGMLPADKVARLTALAQDGHKVLMVGDGLNDAPALGAAHVSMAPASAADVGRNAADFVFLRDGLEAVPVARDVAVRAGRLIRQNIAIAILYNAFAVPIAILGYVTPLIAAVAMSASSIIVIANALRLAPLPRRKARQEVGSDLVIRATRPA